A window of Gallus gallus isolate bGalGal1 chromosome 3, bGalGal1.mat.broiler.GRCg7b, whole genome shotgun sequence genomic DNA:
TCAGAAAAACTACTGTGAGTGGAATTGCATCCCTGCACTACAGCAGACTGGCTGACTAAAGTTTAATGACCCAGTTTCCTGGAAACTGTCAACTGTAGGGTGCCATGCAGTAAGGAAGCATTCTTCCCTGAAACATTACAAAAGAACGACCTTGTTACAATAAACTTTCATTTGGCTTCCCCGATTTAGCCCTGTTACAAGGAAATTTTATTATCAGGGCTGATCTCATGCAAGTGCCTAGAATTCTGGAGTTTATAATGGAAAGCAAATGCCactgtaatttatttcattattattactattatgtTCTTCcacttcaacaacaacaacaaaatactaCTTTATTGAACTGCAGTCAAGTCAGTCTTTATGGCAGTCCAGGAAAATCCATCActagagaaagaaatattttctagatGCACTTCAgtaatattcttttcttttactttcacTATAATTTTACAACTTGGAGTTGAAGCCTCATTTGATATGGAATTATATTTATAAATGCTTTTACTATACTTCCTAAGGGTCAGTCAGGAATGTGATGTTAGGCGTTCGGTGAAGATGCAGCACTAATATAAATGAAAAGTGCACCAGCTATGTGGTCAGAAGATGAAAATGGAGTACTCAGCACATCTTTgtctaataaataaaatgaatgccaCATCAAGGCTTTCACCTCTTCCACTTGAATTTCTCCAGTATCTGAGCATATTGCAAAGCAGAGAATAGATTATGTTCTTACATTTACTCATCTGCTTAGATTCAAAACCAAAGGGAAACATTAACAGAGTGGGtaaaaggagcagcagcttgTTTCCACAGCTTTCTGGGTGGAAGGACAGAGAGGCTGAAGCTGCTGTACAATGAAGGTGAGGATGTTGTGGAACAAATGTGAGCATGTTGCAAAGAAGGGAAGTACAAGCTAGGACTGTATCAATTGGACTTGAGGGCAGCTGCACCCGGTCTGAGGATCCTACTTCAGGCAGGTTCTATGGAATCTCTGGCTGACTGTTCTCATCTGaatgtggtggtggttttgtttgtttgtttttttcttcattccttaAGATGTGTTTCAGCTAACTTAGTTTTTGGGGGAAGTTTTGGTTTACAGTTATTTAAGCCTACAGACTTTAATATCATTCAAAGCTGATGACAAGGAGTTATAGCTATCTCTGCCTTGCTTAGTAGTGATGTTAAAATATTGTATTCTCTATTACAAAGCTATatgttgcctttcgcaggcaaccgtgatgttcgttgcttaggggagcctgcggcttggccaaataccgaggtgacaccaatatgatgagcggcaaaatggcgtttattaagttctaacaagcacttttatatcttttaacccttcgtgtacgcccactggatggtacacgtggcacgtacctaacacatggggaggagcctgacacgttacatcccgagaccccgatcacgcctattacaacatctccccctccccatgccATAGAAAGCTGACCCGTAACAACGCGAACGCAAATCCTAACTCTATTTCTATTCCTAAGTGCGTCTATAATTGCTCCTGAATGCGCTGATACACGTACTGCTGACGTGAGATTTCCTCTATGCAGTTTCTTAAGCATGCCTtaagaagctgaacaaagcatggaagacagagcATAATAGCCAAGAATATTGCTAAACCTACGATAAGCgttttaagcatttgttttagCCACGGCTCTAATTCCCCAAACAGACCCTCCAACCATTCACCGAAGGGATCGGCCTGCATCTTGATCTTCTGTGTGTGGCCTTGCATCCACTGTAGTTGTTTATGGATTGATGCGCTGTGATCACTTAAGTTGAAGCAACAGAACCCTTCGACATCCTCACATCCGTGGCTTTGAGCTAAAAGCAAGAAGTCAATAGCCGTGCCACCCCCTGGCAAAGAACATAGACACATTAGCAGAGGTAGAACCAAATTTCTCGGTGTGGGCAGTAACGGCTGTGTTGCCGGGTCTGTGTCCTGGCTTGTCTTCGGTGGTCCACGCACCCatataagtgtttttttccgCTTCTCCGGTGTCGGGGTCTTCGGCTTTCCCAGTAGCCACGCCTGCAACAGAAACGCTCAGTTCTCGTTACTTGAGGCCAAACTCTGGCTTAACTTTCCTCGATGGAACCCATATAATGTTTCCCGACTCTTTGTTTTTGACCGCTGCGTAGCCTCTACCCCAAACTAAAATAGACCACCCTGATTCCCATGACCCATTGTCGATCTTAATCTTCACCGGTGGTCCTTCTTCAATAATCCTCGGTTGCCAGTGCTTTTGCATAGGGGTGCGGTGATTCTCCCCCCGTTCAAAATGGTTTAATGCATACAACGCACGAGCCAGCAACTCTCCCTGTTGGCTCACTGGAATCTTTCCCCTGtaattttccccctccccaaggacaCGCAACTTTTCCTTGAGGAGCCGATTCGCTCTTTCAACAATAGCCTGGCCCTGCGAGTTGCCAGGGATACCTGTACTATGCGTGATGCCCCAACGCGCTAGCCACTCCTTGGTGGAGCGCGAGATGAAGCAGGAGCCATTGTCTGTCTTAATGTGACTCGGTAGGCCTAATGTTGCAACGCACACCGACCAGTGatgttgtgctgcagaagaattCGCGCGGCCATGTTGGGTAGCAACAATGACAGTGGACGCGGTATCAACAGTAACCGCAAGCCAAGACCTCGGCGCCAGACGAGGCTCCAGCGTGAAGTCTGTCTGCCAGACGTCGAGAGGTGCAATTCCCCTAGGGTTCACTCCCGCACTAAGCGCAGGGGCTGAATTACAGTGAGGGCATGCCTGCACCACCTCCCGGGCCACCGCCATAGGAATTGAACATGTCCTTGACAGTGCTCGAGCCCCTAGGTGTAGCGTAGAATGTAGGTCTCTAGCCTCCCTCACTGTAAGAACCTTGTGCCCCGCGTGTTGGTCAGCGAGGGCATTGCCAGTTGTAAAGAATCCCGGAACGTCTGAATGACTTCGCACATGAAGAACAGCAGCGGGCGCTGTCCTTGCCGTCAATGCTTCCTCCAAGAGGAAGGCAATCGAAGTACTGGGTTGTCCTTCCTGCCCCATTCGTAGTAacatttttgcaatgaaagcagagtcaGTGACTACATTGCAAGGGGTGTCTGGCCAGAGGAGCAGTGCCATCGCTACCGCCTGCGCCTCAAGTGTCTGAACACTGACACTGTGATCTTGAAATGTTCTAATTTCCCAGTCACCCGTCTGGTTCTTCCAGACAACCGCCCCCTGACCTGTCGATGAAGAGCCATCTGTAAATACTGTTGGACCATCAAGGGGAGAAGCAACAACCCGAAGACGGAGTGACACCTGGAGTGGGCGTGCTAGCTCGAAAATCGGAAGGGAACCCGCATACCTAAGCTTGCCTCCGAACCCATGCAGGGCTAGGAGGATTTCgtcaggcaagatctgtgaATCTCGGAAGAACCTGGGCAGGTGGACTATATCCAAATCCTTTCCAAAATCCCTAAATGCAGATGTCCTTGCCTTACTAAGTAGCAGGGAGAGAAGCTCCACCCATGGGGTGAATGCCCGCACCggctgtgctgagaacagccagcGCAGAGGTTGTGGACAGGAGCCTAGTGCATGACCAATGACAGCTACGGCTCCATCCTGGCAGCGAGTAACAGCGCCCTCTAGGGGGATACCCGGTGTCCACCTGGACAAACTTGCTGTTGAGCACAGTGATAGTATTTCTCGCCAGGCAGCGTCCATCTCTGGGGTCCACTCTCTCCTTTCCCGTGGGTCTGAGCCCTTCAGCTGGTCATAAAAGGGCTTCATTAATCGTGGTGGAATACCCAGTGCTCCCCGGACCCACTGGATAGCTCCTACCAATTTCTGAACATCCCACAGGTTGGTTACATGAGGCTTAATCTCCAGGCCCTCGGGGATAACCGTGGATGATCCAAACTTATATCCCAGGAATTCTATCCCCGGCCCTCGTTGTACCTTTTCTTGGGAGATCGTGAAACCTGCACCCGTGAGCGCGCCTGACACCCGTGCTTCTAGGGCTTGTAGTTGGGAACCTGTCGGAGCTGCAAGCAGAAGATCATCCATGTAATGGACGATCTGGCAGTCTGGCATGTCGCGTCTCACTGGCGCGATAATTGTATTCACCACAAGCTGACAAATAGTAGGTGAACAGGCCATTCCCTGAGGGAGAACCTTCCATTGAAACCTTTGAGCTGGGCCCTGGTTATTCCGTACAGGGACTGTGAATGCAAAAGCCTCCCGGTCCTGTTCTGCcaaagggatggagaaaaaaCTATCCTTAAGGTCAATGACCACAAGGGGCCATCCCCTGGGAACAGCTGCAAGTGATGGACCGCCTTGCTGAACGGGACCGAACTGGACGAGCTGTGCATTAACAGCCCGAAGATCATGCAATAAACGGAAGGACCCCGATGGTTTCCGGATAACAAAGATGGGCGTGTTCCACCTACTAAGTGACGGTTCAATGTGTCCTGCCTCCAGTTCCCTGGAGACCAGCTGCGTCAGCGCTGCTAATTTATCAGTTGGAAGGGGCCACTGATCCACCCAAACGGGAGACGCTTCCCGTTTCCAGCGTAATGGGATGGCAAAATGCAGCGCAAGGTGGTACACAGTGGCCCTTAGTATAAATTTGTGAGTCGAACTCCCAAGGACGTGAGAAAATCACGCCCTAAGATTGATCCTTCCACCGGTGCCACGAGGGGTTGCATCAACACCGGTGCCTCCATCATCCCACTCCTATCAATGATAGCGATCTCCACTTTCTCTGCAGCCCCTTTTGTTGGGACTGTGCCTCCCACTCCCCCAATATGCTGCCAATGCGAGGTGAGTGGCCAGTTCGTCGGCCAATCGGCCTCCGCAATCACTGTAACGTCCGCACCAGAATCTAGCAAAGCCGTAAAAAGCGTGGTTCGAGGTCCCTCTTTTTGGGGCCACGGACCCGCATATGACATTACCACCTTAACTAGTGGACGGTCCCCCAATCCCATGGCTAATGCCACGGTGGGCATGTTCTCCTTGGCCCATTGCTCTGATTTGGGAAGGTGCCCTGGGCCCGAGGCGCCCTCCCTTGGCCGTTTCCCTGCATCGCTTCCTTGATCTTCCTGCAGTTACGCGCCGTGTGGCTCGCCCCACCACACCACTGGcattttttgtctgtgtctgtttttgagCCACCTTTATTCGGACAGTTGGTCCTAAAGTGTCCGGGTTGTCCGCACTTATAACAgacacctttccctcccccgtCCTTGGGGCGTGTAGCTGCCTGTACTGCGAGCTGGAGGGCTGCGGCTAAGCCCTCATTTGTTAACGGAGTAGTGCGCTGATGGTCAAGCACATATTTGATAAGTTCCCCTGGGGTTGTTAAGTTGCCTGGGGCCGCCCTAATAATTTGCTGTATGTCCGAGAGCGATTTTTGCTTAAGGCAATCAATGATAACAGGACCTTGGGCCGGCTCCGGAAGATCAGACCCCTCAACTGCACGAATCAAGCGGTTCGCAAATTCTGCAAAAGGCTCTGAAGGGCCTTGTTTGATATCCGCCCACGGGAGAGTAGGCTCTGTAACTCGAGCCAGCTCCCGAAGGGCCTGTAGGGCCGCAGTTGTGACTGCAGCTAACTCTCCCGGTCTCAACAGCCTAAGCTGGCCTTCCGGAGATCCCACCATGCCGTCCGCTACACCCTGGAGACGCGCTAATGTGGTCCTATCCCCTCGACCCCGACCATTGGCTGGGTGTCGGGCATCTCGGGTGGCAGCCGCCACCACTGCTTGCAAGTGTGTATTCCAAGCATCATACCACAGGGTGTACTGAACCGGTTCAAGGATCACATGCATGAGGCTGATCACATCGTATGGCAGTAGGCTAGAGGCCATGAGGGCCTCTACCGCCGCCATTGTTACTGGGGAACGCAGCCCCTTTGTTTTAACAATTTCAGAAAGGCGGGTTATTGCTTTAGAATCTAGAGGGACCCACGCCGGGCCCTCTGTCTTGACTATGACCGGAAGGGCTAGCGGCGGCCGTGCTGGGTCGGCTGCTCGTAAGTCCTCCCTCACCCGGGCCCAATCAGTGAGCGTGGGCGGAGCCCACggggtgggtgctgtggggctgcacccCTCAGGGGTGGACCCCTGGGACGTTGGCCACGGGGCTCCGCCCCTGCATTCACCGCAGGGCGGGATGGTGCAGTCCGCCCCGTTGGGGAAGTTGCTACAGCAACAGACTGAGCTGCACTCGTTATCACAACACACGGGTTGAGCTGTACCTCCTCGGAATGCCGTACCCTCCCCCGAAGCCTGCTTATCAGCCCTGCAGGAGATGTTACCACATTCCTCTAAggaccttccccccccctccccgactgacttcagtgaaggaTATAAGCCTTGAGAGGGATACGGAGGTGGGGGTGTTGTGGCCTCCACGCTTGAACAATTCGATGCAACTTCGTCCTTCTTTGTTCCCGGAGCTATCACAGCAGGATGGGTTGTAGGGACTGGCGCCACCTTATCTCCAGCCGGACCTGCACGAGGAATGAGACCCACTCCCGGCCCCGCAACCTCTAACCCCAATAGCTCCCTGGCTCGTTCGCCCGCAAGTTTCTCCTCGCGCGCAGCCTTCAATCCTCCCAGAATCAAACCCCAAGTTTTAAATTCCGCTGCTTTTTGAGTCACCATTGCTCGTTGAGATAAGGCAGCGGTAATTGAATCCCAATTACTGTGGTCATAAATCTCATGGGGCGATGTTAACAGCCCCTCCCTCTCAAGCAACGAGAGGACCGCAGctatctccttctgagaaggagcatgCTTCCCGTTATAAATCTTACACGCATGAACGATCACCTTTATGACGGCTTCCATGACGCCCCCGATCCTCCTCCCGATTGAGACCAGGatcccaggctcttctccgGTGTGATTCCGGAGGGTATATCCGTCGCTCGTCCGCGACCTCCACCGACAGAGGGGTGACTGCAGATTCCCTCTGTCCCCGGGCTTGTCCCCCGGCTTCCACCGCCCAGCAAGTGCTGATGCTCCGCGGTGGGCTCCTGCCCCGTCAAGCAGACAGCCGACTCCTTCCCCTAAGCATCACGTCGggggtcaccacttgttgcctttcgcaggcaaccgtgatgttcgttgcttaggggagcctgcggcttggccaaataccgaggtgacaccaatatgatgagcggcaaaatggcgtttattaagttctaacaagcacttttatatcttttaacccttcgtgtacgcccactggatggtacacgtggcacgtacctaacacatggggaggagcctgacacgttaCATCCCGAGACCCCGATCACGCCTATTACAACAGCTATAGCTATGCAAACCATATAAGAACAGAAATCTCAATACTGTAACTGAAAAGAGAAGCCatctttaataaaaacaaaagaaaaaaaatcctacagctTCCAAGTTCAAACCATAGAACCTCAAAACTAGTAGCTTGCTGCACAGAAATTCAAATGTGTATTATTACATATATTATTCAAAAAAGAACCCTGTATGTATATtcatacatatgtgtatatataatatgttTGTATATGTctctttatttatatattccTATAATGAATTTTAGACAGGAGAATGTAAACCCTGTGACTAGGCTATGACCTATTGACCTGTGTTTTGAGGTCTAGAATATGGCTTTGGACAGCTGCAAATGGCTGTGGAAATTTTATCCTTACAGGATATGGCAAGTATAATGAAGGCACAGTTATTTTCAaagtaagaaattaaaatctttttgctttttttcttgaagtaacaaaaatgtgttttagtgCATCCTCTCAAAAAATAGAGAACACTAAATATTTGACTTCATCATGTTGATAAGACAGTGAATTCTGTGTCTACAACTCTATGTTTTGATGCTGTATCCACCCTAGTGTTACACTCAGAAAAAGCTGTAGAAACCACAGTCTCTGTAGTGGTTGAACACAGTTCTCTGCTGAATATCAGCCTCTTTAAGTAACTTGTTCTGTCAACAGAAATCATTCCTCTATGCTAAACTTAGCACCTTTTAAAGTTTAAGTAATTATGAAGGTTGTCTTCCTTCTGGTGATACACACATCCACTATTTCTCCTAGTGGTTATGATGTAATAATATACTCAAATTGGAATTTTGTATCTGCATCTCATCAATGAGAAATCAGTTTCAGGACATAGACTACAGC
This region includes:
- the LOC112530621 gene encoding endogenous retrovirus group K member 10 Gag polyprotein-like isoform X1: MAAVEALMASSLLPYDVISLMHVILEPVQYTLWYDAWNTHLQAVVAAATRDARHPANGRGRGDRTTLARLQGVADGMVGSPEGQLRLLRPGELAAVTTAALQALRELARVTEPTLPWADIKQGPSEPFAEFANRLIRAVEGSDLPEPAQGPVIIDCLKQKSLSDIQQIIRAAPGNLTTPGELIKYVLDHQRTTPLTNEGLAAALQLAVQAATRPKDGGGKGVCYKCGQPGHFRTNCPNKGGSKTDTDKKCQWCGGASHTARNCRKIKEAMQGNGQGRAPRAQGTFPNQSNGPRRTCPPWH